The genomic interval CGCCGGCCGCCGAGAGCGCCGCCCCGACCAGCAATCCCAGGGCTATCCTTGGAAGGCGGACCTCCATGACAATAATCTCCGCGGCAGCGTCGTGCCAAGGCCCGTCCCCGACCAGCCGGCCCATAAGCGGGATGTGTGAGAGGATGATGGCGAGCGCCTCGCCTGGGTTGATGTAAGCAGGGCCTGTCGCGGCGCTTACTCCAACCGTCGCGACGAGAGCCGCGGACAGAACCACAACCCATAGCCCTTTCTTCCTCTTGGGCGACATCCCGCACCCACCTCTATTCTCTCGAAGGGCGCCTACACGCGGAGGAACCGCGCGTCCGATCCACTGACTGAACCTGGGGGGCGGCTACGCAGACCGCCGCAACCGCCCGCAGGCGCCCGAACTATCGAAACAGCTCCGGATGAAATATGGCCGCCAGGACTTCGAGGCCTTCCACAAGCCGAGGACCCGGGCGGACTAGGATATCAGGGTGTACCTCATAAACCTTCCCGGTGATTACCGCCGGCGCCCGTCGCCACTCCCTGCGCGCCATGACTTCTGCCTTGTTGAAACAAGTCAATATGATGAACTGAGGGGCTCGGGCCAGGACCATCTCAGTGCTGAACTGCGGCCACCCAGGCACATCGCTCGCAATGTTCCGCGCGCCTGCTCGGCTCAGGAGATCGTCGATGAATGTCCCGGAACCCGCGGTCATGAGCGGATCGTTCCAGATCTCGACGAACACCGGAGGGCGATCCGAAGGGTCTAGAGTTGCCACCGCTCGGTCGATCACTCTCATGCGGGCCTTCAGGTTCTCCACTATCATCCGGGCGTACGGACCATTCCCGCCCGCCTGTCCAATCATCTCCATGGCCCGAAACACATCTTCCACGGTCTTTGGGTTCACCGCCAGCACGCAGATCCCGAGCTCCCGGAGTTTGTTGATAACGGGCATCTGCAGGTCAGCCACGGCCACGACCAGGTCGGGCCTCGCAGCCACCACTGCTTCTATGCTGATGGTGTAGTCGCCCACCTTCGGAAGGCTTCGCGCGGCCTCGGGGTAGTCGCACGCAGTAGTCACTCCAACAACCCGATCGCCCAAACCCGCCTTGAATAGGATTTCAGTGTTGCTGGGAGCCAAAGAGACCACTCGGGCTGGGGGGCGCGGGATAACCACCGTCGTCCCCGTGTCGTCAGTGATGGACACTGGAAAAGCGCTAGGCGAACCCGCCACCTGCGCAGAGGCAGCTGGGCTAGTGCATATGCCGACAGCCAAAACGGCAACAATCAAAGCCGCCAGGGCCGAGGCCGCGAAGGCCCGGGCAAATACGCCGGGCAGAGAACGCTGCGAAACTGGAAGTCGCATCATTATGCCACTCCTTTCTGTGGGGCTCCAGTCGCGGGTGGGNNNNNNNNNNCGGAAGCCCGGCCTCCCCGGAAATGAAAAAGCCCTGTTCACCGTCGTGAACAGGGGATCAATCTTCGGCCTTGGGTACGGGCTATGTCCCGCGCCCCAGCATCCCCCCTTTCCTCGAAGGTGGAAACTGCTTTGGCCCATGGGCAGGTTTCCTGGCTCCCGGCTCATCGGCGGGGCGCGTCTTCCCCCTGCGGTTCATCGCAGGAGTGACATGAATTGCGCCCAGACTCACCGGTCACAGTGGCGGGACCGCGGGCTTAGCACCGCATCCGCTGTCGAAACAGAGGCCATGCGGGCTGCCACTTCCCTTTTACTCTCCTCGAGAGCACCCATCGGCGTGAGGTATTCTGTTGTCAGAACACATGTTACCACATTGGACCGGGTGTGCCAATAGCGGACCAGGTCGCTGAGTTGCGCGTCTGTGGCATTGTCCCTGCGCTTATTTCGGGTCTACCCAGCTGGTTCCAGTGCCGCCACATCTATGCCGCCTTGAGCGGCTGCCTTCCCGGGTTTCAGCAGACTGTCCCCAGGTCTCTGAGAGACATGAAGGTCCTGAGGATGTCCGCGGCGGTCTTGAAGGCCTGAGCGGGCGTTTCGAGGCCCTGAGACCAATGGATACGGGCATGCGCTGCGATCCTGCATTCACAGCGCCTCGTATCACACTTGGCAGAAGTACGGCATCACAATAGGATATGTATGACCGTATTCGTCTAAATGGTCATAGGGGGAGCGTACCGCATGCCAAGACCCTTCACCGAAAAGGAACGTGAGTCCATAAGACTCAGACTGCTCAATGCTGCCGAGGAATGCTGGAGCAGACATGGCATCAAGAGAACGACTGTGGATGAGCTGGCCTTAATGGCGGGAATATCGAAAGGTTCATTCTACCTGTTCTACGAGTCTAAGGAACTTCTCTTTCTGGACGTGATCGAGAGAATAGAGCGAGAAACGAAACAGGCCTTCTTCAGCGCGTTGAGCATGCCGGGCAAGACGAAGAAGGAAACCTTTATGAACGCTGTTGACCGGGTCTATGCAACGGTCAGAAAGGCCCCGTGGTTGCTGAGCTTGCAGAGTGGCGACTATGAGGCATTGGCCAGGAACCTGCCATCAGACAGGATTGTCAGGCATGTGCAAGTGGATGAGAGTGACGTTGCCTCGATGCTTGCTGCTCTTGGTGTTGACTCGCATCTGGACATCAAGGTGGTGGCCGGGGCCCTGCGGGCAGTCTTCTTCACCCTTCTGCACCGGAGAGAGATCGGGGAAGAGCATTTCGATGCTGTATACCGAATGCTGCTTGAGGGGCTTTCCCATCAGCTCTTTCAGGAGGAAGACGGACGATAACCGTGGACCGGCTGACCTTTACCTATCGCGGGCAGAAGAAGTTCATCAAGGACATGAGCTTCGATGTACACGCTGGGGAGATCTTTGGGTTCCCGGGCCCATCTGGTGCCGGAAAGAGCACACTGCAGAAGATACTGACTGGCATACTAAAGGGCCGTTCCGGCAGCGTCACAGTCATGGGCCATGAGGCCAAGGAACCCGGCGCCGGCTTTCTTGAGGACATCGGCGTCGTATTCGGGTTCCCAACCCTGTACGCGAAGCTCACAGCCATGGAGAGCCTGCGGTTCTTCTCCTCTCTGTATAAGCGCGAAGGCCTTGACATCATGCCCCTGCTCGAGCGCACAGGACTATCAGGGAGTGCACATAAGCGGGTCTCAAGCTTCTCCAAAGGTATGAAGACGCGGCTCGCCTTTGTGCGTGCATTGCTCCATTCCCCTGTGCTTCTGTTTCTCGATGAGCCCACAAGCGGATTTGACCCGGCCAATGCTCGGATCATCAAGGACATGATACTGGAGCAGAAGTGGGCAGGAAGGATTGTCATACTGACTACTCACAATATGCATGATGCACACGAACTCTGCGACCGCGTGGCCTTCATAGTGGATGGCAAGATCCGCGCCCTAGATACTCCCCAGGCCCTGTGTGCCCGAGAGAGCGGCGTGCAGGTGAGCTATGCCTATTTGGACAATGGTCAGACTATGACCGGGTCCGCAAACCTGTCTGGCTTGGGACAAGATGAGGAATTCATGAAGCGGCTGAAGGACGGGACACAAGTGTCCCGTCATTCAAAGGAGCCTTCACTGGAGGGGGTATTCGTGGAGTTAACAGGCAGATGTCTGGCATGAGACTAGTGAAGGCTGCGCTCAATGATATGCTGTATCAGGTCCGGTACGGCTTATATTTCCTGCGCTTGATCGTCTCCATCTTCTACACAACAGTACTGCGGCTGATACCCACGGATATCCGACGGGGAATTGCGGCCGTTATCATCCTGACTGATCCGGCCGCCCTTGGTTTCATATTCATCGGCGCCATCTTGCTCCTGGAGCAAGGAGAGGGACTGCACAGCTATCTCTCGGTCCTGCCACTCAGGACCGATGAGTACGTCTGCACTAAAGCCCTCTCCCTTTCCATGATCTCAGTCCTATCCGGGCTTGTCGTTGCCGCCGCCGGGCTCAGAGGAGGAGTCAACTATCTGTTACTCCTCATGGCACTCATGGTTGGCTCCACAGTATTCACTTTCGCGGG from Bacillota bacterium carries:
- a CDS encoding cobalamin-binding protein; this encodes PTRDWSPTERSGIMMRLPVSQRSLPGVFARAFAASALAALIVAVLAVGICTSPAASAQVAGSPSAFPVSITDDTGTTVVIPRPPARVVSLAPSNTEILFKAGLGDRVVGVTTACDYPEAARSLPKVGDYTISIEAVVAARPDLVVAVADLQMPVINKLRELGICVLAVNPKTVEDVFRAMEMIGQAGGNGPYARMIVENLKARMRVIDRAVATLDPSDRPPVFVEIWNDPLMTAGSGTFIDDLLSRAGARNIASDVPGWPQFSTEMVLARAPQFIILTCFNKAEVMARREWRRAPAVITGKVYEVHPDILVRPGPRLVEGLEVLAAIFHPELFR
- a CDS encoding ABC transporter, with product MSGMRLVKAALNDMLYQVRYGLYFLRLIVSIFYTTVLRLIPTDIRRGIAAVIILTDPAALGFIFIGAILLLEQGEGLHSYLSVLPLRTDEYVCTKALSLSMISVLSGLVVAAAGLRGGVNYLLLLMALMVGSTVFTFAG
- a CDS encoding TetR/AcrR family transcriptional regulator, translated to MPRPFTEKERESIRLRLLNAAEECWSRHGIKRTTVDELALMAGISKGSFYLFYESKELLFLDVIERIERETKQAFFSALSMPGKTKKETFMNAVDRVYATVRKAPWLLSLQSGDYEALARNLPSDRIVRHVQVDESDVASMLAALGVDSHLDIKVVAGALRAVFFTLLHRREIGEEHFDAVYRMLLEGLSHQLFQEEDGR
- a CDS encoding ABC transporter ATP-binding protein, with product MSFDVHAGEIFGFPGPSGAGKSTLQKILTGILKGRSGSVTVMGHEAKEPGAGFLEDIGVVFGFPTLYAKLTAMESLRFFSSLYKREGLDIMPLLERTGLSGSAHKRVSSFSKGMKTRLAFVRALLHSPVLLFLDEPTSGFDPANARIIKDMILEQKWAGRIVILTTHNMHDAHELCDRVAFIVDGKIRALDTPQALCARESGVQVSYAYLDNGQTMTGSANLSGLGQDEEFMKRLKDGTQVSRHSKEPSLEGVFVELTGRCLA